The segment ACATTTAtagaattaattattatttcatTTCAGATTCGTTGGTGTACAAAGAGCGCTTTTTTAGCAATCAGCAGTGTTGCACTCAGTGTAAACCGGGAGTGCACCATAAATACAGAAAGTAGAACAATActtatttcaacaattttatagaTAATAATAAACTCCATAAGTGCCCCATACATAACTGTACCccattgataaaaataaaataagtaaaatcgTAATACAAAGAGCAGGACAGTTTTGTTAGCGGCTGAAAGAAACAAACTACTACAATGTTTCATAAAGTAAACCGAACTTGTTTGTTGGttgaacaaatttttaaaacaacattCCAAAATACTCTTTTATCCTCTGAGAAAACATTAGTTCAAGCTCGATGTTCGAATCAGTTAACATAATAcgtttggaataatttccaattacttCTACCACCAACATTCTAGTTTCTATTGAGACGCTCgtaaataatttacaattttcattgctGCTAAAACTAAAGGATTATGATTGTTTTTTTGTCTACCAGTAATTTAATTGAATTGGAATTTAAATATATCGATTAAAGATGTAAAATTCGATAAAAGTTATTTCCCTTCAAATGATACATTTTAATACCTTTAAATCTGTCAATCTTCAAGAGAGATATGTTCGTAAATATATCAGTCGCAAGCATTAGATTAACTCACTCTTAGCAAAGACGAATgacaaaccaaaaataaattaaaataatccACAAACCGCTAATAGAACAACTTGCGAGACTATCGTGAAACCATCAAAGGAAGAACTCCGCCACCAAACAGGGGTGAAAATTAATAGaggaataaaaacaaacaagcacTCAAACCGATCCAGTCTCCAGTCTTGAACAAAATTCTACCGGCGACACTTACCTGGTCATTCGGAAGCAGCGTCGCAGCGGACAGAATCGCTTCCAGCTTGTCGATCTTGGCCATCCGGTCCATGGTTGTGTTGGACAGAATCTCATCCATTAGCTGCATCGATTCCGTCAGGCTGGGCGGTTCCGAATTCTTCGGCGAGAATGTTCCCGATCCGCCCCCATTGCCGCCTACCCCACAGCCGGGCAGGGAGTTGTCCGACGGTACACTGTCCAGACTCGGACAATCCTGCTCCGTCGGGTCACAGTCGTCATCCGAATCGCTCGCGTCGCCACGATCCCGGTCAAAGTTCTCCAGTTTGTCCAGCTTTTTGGCCACTTTGCAGGAAACTCGGAGTTTTTCCTTCTCTTCTTCAGTTAAGTCCATGTACCTAAAAACAGTAACAGTGATTCAAACCTCCCACCAGTTATCTTTATAATAAGCATGGACAATGGCTATACCTCAGTAACCGTATCTCTCGGTTGCTCAGCACCACATTTTTGCTGGCACCTTTCAGTTTTGCCTTCAAGTCCTGAATTTCAGAACGAACTTTACGCTGCTTCTTGCGCATTTTTACGTCCACTGGGCGGATTAGCATTAAAATCTGCTCAGTACACAACTCCGATAGCAGCTCTCGGTATTCTGGTTTAATAGatctaaaacaaacaaatcgttTACGTTTCACCTTGCTTTAGAAGAATGCGCTTTAAGACTTACGAAGCCATATTGAGGTACAACTGCTCGTTGATTAAGATCAGTACATCGCCGGCTGCGTACAGAAGCATATCACGAGTAAGTGGCCTTCGTGCCCAATACTTCTGATCGCGGCGGTAAACATTCTTCAGCTGATCCTTCATTGGATTAACAGTGGCATTATACATCTCACAAAGAGTATTGAGCGATACGTTTTTGACTTTATACACTTGTTTACCCTGGTCCTGAAACTGGAGCACGGCATGGGCCGACTACGGAAAATGAGATAGTGATGTTTGAGTTTCAGTATTACAATCCACTAGAACAAACTTACCTGTGTGTCAAACACGTTACGTAGCATAATCTGAAACTGGTTGTACAGATTAACCGAATCGTTTCGACAATCGTGTATAactttgatcactttttcggcTTCCAAAATCTCCTTGATGCCACCATGAGCAACCATATCCGGGCAGGTTGCCACATCGAAGATAAAAGCCTCTCCTCGAGTAGTACCCAGCTGGATCATGGTAATTTGACCGCGTACACCCAGGTTGATGCCTTCGCAGTCAAAGGATATTACGGCCTGGTCTTCGTAGGCCGACTTTAGGATGGCTTGCGTCACAAACAAGGATTCTTTGACCGTAGAAATGACACGAGTATTTTGCAGGACTTTTATTTTCCATGTGTCCCCAATGAAGTAGTTGTTCGAATGAACTGGACTGGCCGGCGTTGGCGAAACGGGATGCGGTGACGGGTTGTTGTTTGCTTGCATATTATTTCCACCACCGCCAACATTGCCGGGACCCACACCGACGCTGTGATAGTTCTGCTGAATGGCAGACATTGACTGCTTATCTTTTTCTAAGTTCTCGGCGAGCGTTTTTATTACCAAACTATTGATACGCTGTTTGAGCGTTTGATTTTTTGGATTCACAGCCATATTATTGTTCAGTAGATTTGCCTTCTCGTTGCTGGGGTTTGaatttgtttcttgtttcgagtgctgctgctgctgctgttgttgaccTTTTAAGTATTGTGAATTGGAGAGGGAAGGACAGTTTTTGGAGCAAAGGTTTTCCATTTTAAAATCGTTATTTATCAACAAACTGTCAAACCCACTGGTGGGTTCGTTTTTGTTGCTATTCAGTACGTTGACCGCATTGTTGGTTCCAATTCCAACCGAAACCGGCTCGTTAAGCTTAAAATCTCCTATCATGTTTTTCGGTGAGGCTGTTCGACTTGTA is part of the Sabethes cyaneus chromosome 2, idSabCyanKW18_F2, whole genome shotgun sequence genome and harbors:
- the LOC128734470 gene encoding uncharacterized protein LOC128734470; this encodes MESMEYEMARNMTLLFFLERLLDRGEPRTLHDLSCQFGARGFTKEMRQIAGGSQSGLKKFLSNYPALFQISGDFVHINCYSASNNLDDPTISNKRDYIQEAKDYFKHKLLQYGKGTEVPIRSLLGHRSQASPQVRHISGQHIREFTEFLLKHPDTFHVVDGENVVLVGCENEEDVPASERLHLPNSFIDTQATQQLLDSFAQIIEIKGPIIVDQLFHMVTSNFPQEQWYHMFKTPDDLKTFLKLFSDCFHIQSNLVTLLQKPKLSDSHIRQAQDKLNIINTIFGPGSTGTGGSGGSIIGSTNGSSNTSRTASPKNMIGDFKLNEPVSVGIGTNNAVNVLNSNKNEPTSGFDSLLINNDFKMENLCSKNCPSLSNSQYLKGQQQQQQQHSKQETNSNPSNEKANLLNNNMAVNPKNQTLKQRINSLVIKTLAENLEKDKQSMSAIQQNYHSVGVGPGNVGGGGNNMQANNNPSPHPVSPTPASPVHSNNYFIGDTWKIKVLQNTRVISTVKESLFVTQAILKSAYEDQAVISFDCEGINLGVRGQITMIQLGTTRGEAFIFDVATCPDMVAHGGIKEILEAEKVIKVIHDCRNDSVNLYNQFQIMLRNVFDTQSAHAVLQFQDQGKQVYKVKNVSLNTLCEMYNATVNPMKDQLKNVYRRDQKYWARRPLTRDMLLYAAGDVLILINEQLYLNMASSIKPEYRELLSELCTEQILMLIRPVDVKMRKKQRKVRSEIQDLKAKLKGASKNVVLSNREIRLLRYMDLTEEEKEKLRVSCKVAKKLDKLENFDRDRGDASDSDDDCDPTEQDCPSLDSVPSDNSLPGCGVGGNGGGSGTFSPKNSEPPSLTESMQLMDEILSNTTMDRMAKIDKLEAILSAATLLPNDQPAKKEEIKGRPPKSSPSGSAGSGGGSKVSSRLQQHGHNSPPSGGTAAPKAETKEAACQTLSTGDIVITKIFFKEELDKKSEKTLTSSPKRNGETNAAELAMQQQQQQQQLQA